The Arcanobacterium wilhelmae region AACACCTGCTTGAGGGCGGGCGCGCCGCCGCGCATGTCGTCGATCAAGAGCTCGACGCCGGTTTGCGGGCTCATCTGGTGGATCAGGCGCGTCGTTTCCGCGTAGAGCCAGGAGGCACCGTCTTCCAGATCATCGCGGGTCACACCCGTGATCGTGGTGTAGTTGAGGTTCATTTCCTTCACCGACTGCGCCACACGCAGCGGCTCGCCACGATCGTAGGTATCTGGGCGGCCGGTTTTGATGAAGCAGAAATCGCAGCGGCGGGTGCACGTATCGCCGCCGATGAGGAAGGATGCTTCGCGCGATTCCCAGCATTCGTAAATGTTGGGGCAGTTCGCCTCGGCACACACGGTGTGTAGCGAGGCGCCGTTCACGCGCGAGCGCATGTCCTCATACTCGCTGCCCACGGTGGCCTTGGTTTTCAGCCAGGCCGGACGATCGTGCTCGATCGGGGTTGCCGAGTTCTTTTCCTCGATGCGCAGCAGACGCCGGGAGCCCGGGTTGATGCGCTCGTTGGACATGTGGTGGGTGCCGCCGATGGGGGCTGGGGTGGTGGTCATTTTGCGTCCTTTCGGGGGTGCCACGCGACACCCGTGTTCTGGGGCAGAGTGTTTGCGTGGGCTGCAACTTCTTCGAGAAGTGGCGCGACGTCGTCGTGCACCAATTCGAGGTTGTTACGGCCTTCGCGGCGGAAACGCTGGTAGGCG contains the following coding sequences:
- a CDS encoding lipoyl synthase gives rise to the protein MTTTPAPIGGTHHMSNERINPGSRRLLRIEEKNSATPIEHDRPAWLKTKATVGSEYEDMRSRVNGASLHTVCAEANCPNIYECWESREASFLIGGDTCTRRCDFCFIKTGRPDTYDRGEPLRVAQSVKEMNLNYTTITGVTRDDLEDGASWLYAETTRLIHQMSPQTGVELLIDDMRGGAPALKQVFDAKPEVLAHNLETVPRIFKKIRPAFRYERSLDLITFAAESGLITKSNLILGMGETRDEVIATMHDLRNAGCDLLTITQYLRPSPLHHPIDRWVKPEEFVEYSEIGYEMGFAGIMAGPLVRSSYRSGALWARAMKHKGLEIPERFQGIGTTDMAAYQEASSILERSAE